Proteins from one Arthrobacter sp. DNA4 genomic window:
- the pepN gene encoding aminopeptidase N, with amino-acid sequence MSHENLQRSEASERSALISTTSYDVSLDVRQAADPAVPGYTSRSVITFTAEPGSSTFLDFIGGSVHSVILNGRSLPVGDVVDGARIMLENLRAENQVTVTGTALYSRSGEGMHRFVDPADGQCYLYTQYEPADARRVFANFEQPDLKATYTFHVMAPAEWKVASNGAEVNRTLLTSDPATACWDFATTLPMSTYITSILAGPYFSAEDRWQATLGDGTRLDVPLALYCRASMADSFDTEELFALTKKGLDFFNRLFDYPYPWGKYDQAFVPEYNLGAMENPGLVTFTESYVFTSRATDAQYQARANTLMHEMAHMWFGDLVTMQWWDDLWLKESFADYMGTLGVDRATNWETAWVNFANKRKAWAYVQDQLPTTHPIVADIPDLEAAKQNFDGITYAKGASVLKQLVAYVGFDSFIAGSREYFRKHAYGNTSLADLLAALDAASGRDLSGWARQWLQTSGISMLSLDISTVDGSSKDPASERAATGDDGVLGQVAIVQEAVDPVTGREELRPHRLRVGSYDFDTDGALVRTGTIETDVAGARTELPQLAGQPRPALLLVNDDDLTYAKVRLDPVSEATVRASLDHITDPMARALCWTALWNSARDGESPAPMYVDAVTAFAAAETGIGVLLNVLDNAATAVERYTPAATRGRVRASFLAAAAAELDQAAPCSDQQLAWARTLGTLSRQDGALLPRLRGLLDGTSAVEGLAVDAELRWHLWHALAANGQASAAELDAELARDTTASGRAGHATATASRPDRDVKAAAWDAAVHGTGLSNQLLTATISGFTTAPPALLEPYVEPYFACLRAAWDSRSIEIASRIVRGLYPAAQDLADGMEPKDHPVVRRTDAWLDANADAPHALRRIIVEQRSHLLRALTAQAAVVPHRPSIAP; translated from the coding sequence GTGTCACATGAGAATCTGCAGCGCAGCGAAGCCTCCGAACGTTCAGCCCTGATCAGCACCACCAGCTACGACGTCTCGCTCGATGTGCGGCAGGCAGCAGATCCGGCGGTTCCCGGCTACACCAGCCGCAGCGTCATCACCTTCACCGCAGAACCCGGCTCCAGCACCTTCCTGGACTTCATCGGCGGCAGCGTCCACAGTGTGATCCTCAACGGCAGGAGCCTGCCTGTTGGGGACGTGGTGGACGGCGCACGGATCATGCTGGAGAACCTGCGGGCCGAAAACCAGGTGACCGTGACCGGCACGGCGCTGTACAGCCGCTCCGGCGAGGGCATGCACCGGTTCGTGGACCCCGCCGACGGCCAGTGCTACCTGTACACCCAGTACGAGCCGGCTGACGCGCGCCGGGTCTTCGCCAACTTCGAACAGCCCGACCTGAAGGCAACCTACACCTTCCACGTGATGGCTCCGGCGGAGTGGAAGGTGGCCTCGAACGGCGCAGAGGTGAACCGCACGCTGCTGACCAGCGATCCAGCCACTGCCTGCTGGGACTTCGCCACCACCCTGCCGATGTCCACCTATATCACCAGCATCCTGGCCGGGCCCTACTTCAGCGCCGAGGACCGGTGGCAGGCAACGCTCGGCGACGGCACGCGCCTGGACGTCCCGCTGGCCCTCTACTGCCGGGCGTCCATGGCGGATTCCTTCGACACGGAAGAGCTCTTTGCCCTCACGAAGAAGGGCCTGGACTTCTTCAACCGCCTTTTCGACTACCCCTACCCGTGGGGCAAATACGACCAGGCGTTCGTGCCCGAGTACAACCTGGGCGCCATGGAGAACCCGGGGCTGGTGACGTTCACCGAGAGCTATGTGTTCACTTCCCGCGCCACGGACGCGCAGTACCAGGCGCGCGCCAACACCCTGATGCACGAGATGGCGCACATGTGGTTCGGCGACCTGGTGACCATGCAGTGGTGGGACGATCTCTGGCTGAAGGAGTCCTTCGCCGATTACATGGGAACCCTTGGCGTGGACCGGGCAACAAACTGGGAGACCGCCTGGGTCAACTTCGCCAACAAACGCAAGGCCTGGGCCTACGTGCAGGACCAGCTCCCCACCACCCATCCCATCGTGGCTGACATCCCCGACCTTGAAGCGGCCAAGCAGAACTTCGACGGCATCACCTACGCCAAGGGCGCCTCGGTCCTCAAGCAGCTGGTGGCGTACGTGGGTTTTGATTCGTTCATCGCAGGGTCCCGGGAGTACTTCCGGAAACACGCCTACGGGAACACGTCGCTGGCCGACCTCCTGGCGGCCCTGGATGCCGCCTCGGGCCGCGACCTGTCCGGCTGGGCCCGGCAGTGGCTTCAGACGTCCGGCATCTCGATGCTGTCCCTGGATATTTCCACCGTGGACGGTTCGTCCAAGGACCCCGCCTCGGAGAGAGCAGCAACGGGCGACGACGGCGTGCTGGGACAGGTGGCGATCGTCCAGGAAGCGGTGGACCCGGTCACGGGACGGGAAGAGCTGCGTCCGCACCGCCTCCGCGTCGGTTCCTACGACTTCGACACCGACGGCGCCCTGGTGCGGACCGGAACCATCGAAACCGACGTGGCCGGTGCCCGGACTGAACTCCCCCAGCTTGCCGGCCAGCCGCGGCCCGCGCTCCTGCTGGTCAACGATGACGACCTGACCTACGCCAAGGTGCGGCTGGATCCGGTGTCAGAAGCCACAGTACGTGCCTCGCTGGACCACATCACCGATCCCATGGCCCGGGCCCTGTGCTGGACGGCGCTGTGGAACTCGGCGCGGGACGGCGAAAGCCCCGCACCCATGTACGTGGACGCCGTGACAGCCTTCGCTGCGGCTGAGACGGGCATCGGCGTACTCCTGAACGTCCTCGACAACGCCGCGACCGCCGTCGAACGCTATACGCCCGCCGCCACCCGCGGCAGGGTGCGCGCGTCCTTCCTGGCGGCAGCCGCCGCCGAACTGGACCAGGCCGCCCCGTGCTCGGACCAGCAGCTCGCCTGGGCCCGCACCCTCGGCACGCTCAGCAGGCAGGACGGTGCCCTGCTCCCCCGGCTCCGTGGCCTGCTGGATGGAACGTCCGCCGTCGAGGGGCTGGCGGTGGACGCCGAGCTCCGCTGGCACCTCTGGCATGCCTTGGCAGCCAATGGCCAGGCCTCCGCGGCCGAGCTCGACGCCGAGCTGGCCCGCGACACCACCGCCTCCGGCCGGGCAGGGCACGCAACAGCCACGGCGTCCCGTCCCGACCGCGACGTCAAGGCTGCCGCCTGGGATGCGGCCGTCCACGGGACCGGGCTGTCCAACCAGCTTCTGACCGCGACCATCAGCGGCTTCACCACCGCGCCGCCGGCGCTGCTGGAACCCTACGTGGAGCCCTACTTCGCATGCCTGCGCGCTGCGTGGGACTCGCGGAGCATCGAGATCGCCAGCCGGATTGTCCGGGGCCTCTATCCTGCAGCCCAGGACCTCGCGGACGGCATGGAGCCCAAGGACCACCCCGTGGTCCGGCGGACGGATGCCTGGCTGGACGCCAACGCGGACGCGCCGCACGCACTGCGCCGGATCATCGTGGAGCAGCGCAGCCACCTGCTGCGCGCACTCACGGCACAGGCCGCCGTCGTTCCCCACCGGCCATCGATTGCTCCGTAA
- a CDS encoding biotin/lipoate A/B protein ligase family protein encodes MSESGFPASNADSNQRLHGEYKVPGGKLVVVDLAVVDGALADVSVSGDFFLEPDEALEDINRALTGLPETTPAADLAAAVTAALPPGAVLFGFSADAVAVTVRRALAKATSWGDHQWNVIAPTVLPTEINVALDEVLTEAVGAGARTPTLRFWDWQEPSVVIGSFQSVQNEVDPEGVARHGINVVRRISGGGAMFMEAGNCITYSLYLPQTLVDGLSFADSYPFLDAWVMAALEKLGINAFYIPLNDIATDQGKIGGAAQKRLANGGMLHHVTMSYDIDADKMVEVLRIGKEKLSDKGTRSAKKRVDPLRRQTGLARPAIIEAMIEVFSERYGATPSTLAGHELAAAEDRVAAKFGTPEWLHRVP; translated from the coding sequence ATGAGCGAGTCCGGATTTCCTGCCAGCAATGCCGACAGCAACCAGCGCCTGCACGGGGAGTACAAGGTTCCCGGCGGCAAGCTGGTGGTGGTGGACCTGGCCGTGGTGGACGGCGCACTGGCGGACGTCTCCGTCAGTGGGGACTTCTTCCTGGAGCCGGACGAGGCCCTGGAGGACATCAACCGGGCGCTGACCGGGCTTCCGGAAACCACACCTGCCGCAGACCTCGCCGCCGCCGTCACAGCCGCCCTGCCGCCCGGAGCCGTGCTATTCGGCTTCTCCGCGGACGCCGTTGCCGTGACGGTCCGGCGTGCCCTGGCCAAGGCGACCTCCTGGGGAGACCACCAGTGGAACGTCATCGCGCCCACCGTGCTTCCCACGGAAATCAACGTTGCCCTTGACGAGGTGCTCACCGAGGCCGTGGGTGCGGGGGCGCGCACGCCCACCCTGCGGTTCTGGGACTGGCAGGAACCGTCGGTGGTCATCGGCAGCTTCCAGTCCGTGCAGAATGAGGTGGATCCCGAGGGCGTGGCCAGGCACGGCATCAATGTGGTCCGCCGGATCAGCGGCGGGGGAGCGATGTTCATGGAGGCCGGCAACTGCATCACCTACTCGCTCTACCTGCCCCAGACCCTGGTGGACGGACTGAGCTTCGCGGACTCCTACCCGTTCCTTGACGCCTGGGTCATGGCCGCGCTGGAAAAACTCGGCATCAATGCCTTCTACATCCCGTTGAACGACATCGCCACGGACCAGGGGAAGATCGGCGGCGCCGCGCAGAAGCGCCTTGCCAACGGCGGCATGCTGCACCACGTCACCATGAGCTACGACATCGACGCCGACAAGATGGTCGAGGTCCTCCGGATCGGCAAGGAGAAGCTGTCCGACAAGGGCACCCGCAGCGCCAAGAAGCGGGTGGATCCGCTCCGCCGCCAGACCGGCCTGGCCCGCCCGGCTATCATCGAGGCAATGATCGAGGTCTTCAGCGAGCGTTACGGGGCCACACCATCAACGCTCGCGGGACACGAGCTGGCAGCTGCCGAGGACCGGGTGGCCGCCAAGTTCGGCACCCCGGAATGGCTCCACCGCGTCCCCTAG
- a CDS encoding type B 50S ribosomal protein L31, producing the protein MKSDTHPKYEAVVFNDLASGTKFLTRSTVSSSKTIEWEDGNTYPVIDVEISSESHPFYTGKQRIMDSAGRVERFNARFKGFGGKK; encoded by the coding sequence ATGAAGTCTGATACCCACCCGAAGTACGAAGCTGTTGTCTTCAACGACCTGGCCTCCGGCACCAAGTTCCTGACCCGCTCCACCGTGTCTTCCTCGAAGACCATCGAGTGGGAAGACGGCAACACCTACCCGGTCATCGACGTCGAAATCTCTTCCGAGTCCCACCCGTTCTACACGGGCAAGCAGCGCATCATGGACTCTGCAGGCCGCGTCGAGCGCTTCAACGCTCGCTTCAAGGGCTTCGGCGGCAAGAAGTAA